ATAGCCTCGCAAGCATAATAAGTTGTTTTGTCGAACAATTCCGATAAGCTGTACTTTTCGCTTTTTATCTGCTGTCACATCTCTTAGTTTATTTAAGAAAAATTACTCGCTCATATAAAAAAGACACCGAAGTGTCTTTTTTTTCATTTAATCAGGCTTTGCTTTTACGTTTTGGTTTTGGACCACCAAACGGCTTTTTAGCGCCAGTTTCACGTGGTGGTAGACCAGTATGTTGCGTTAATACCTGCCCTTTCTTCGGACGGTTATTTTGCGCTTGAGCTTGACCACGATTCCCCGCTTGACCGGTACGTTTTTGTGAATCACCGGCAACCGTTGAATTTTTCTTACGTGCAGATTGATACTGTCCGTCTACACCTGCAGGTTGATAGGTCGGGATCAAATGCTGTTTTGAGTTACCAATTAAGTCCTGACGCCCCATTTCACATAAAGCATCACGGAGCATTGGCCAGTTGTTTGGATCATGGTAACGCAAGAAGGCTTTATGTAAACGACGACGCTTTTCACCTTTCACAATGTCCACTTGCTCGGTATAACGTGCCACTTTTGCCAGTGGGTTTTTACCGGTGTAGTACATGGTGGTTGCAGTTGCCATTGGCGATGGATAGAACGTCTGTACCTGATCGGCACGGAAACCATTCTTTTTCAGCCAAATCGCAAGGTTCATCATGTCGTAATCGGTGGTACCCGGATGCGCCGCGATAAAGTAAGGAATCAAGTATTGTTCTTTACCCGCTTCTTTACTGAAACGATCAAACATTTGCTTGAAGCGATCATACGTCCCGATCCCCGGTTTCATCATCTTCGACAATGGACCTTTTTCGGTATGCTCAGGCGCAATTTTTAAGTAACCACCAACGTGATGGGTCACCAATTCTTTAACATATTCAGGGTTCAACACCGCAAGGTCATAACGTAAACCTGAACCAATCAGAATCTTTTTAATCCCCGGCAAGCTACGCGCTTTACGATATAACTGCGTCAATGGCGCATGATCGGTATGTAAATTTTGACATACACCTGGGAATACACATGACGGTTTACGACAGTTCTTTTCAATCTCAGGGTCTTTACATGCCAAACGATACATGTTAGCAGTTGGACCACCTAAATCCGAGATAATGCCGGTAAAGCCGGGTGCGGTATCACGAATTTTTTCCACTTCACGTAGAATCGATTCTTCAGAACGGTTCTGAATAATTCGGCCTTCATGTTCTGTGATCGAACAGAAAGTACAACCACCGAAACAGCCACGCATGATGTTCACAGAGAACTTAATCATGTCAAAGGCTGGGAAGCGGGCATTACCATAAGATGGATGTGGCAAACGTGCATAAGGCAAGTCAAACACATAGTCCATTTCTTCAGTGGTCAATGGAATCGGAGGTGGATTTAGCCAAACATCACGCTCACCATGTTTTTGTACTAAGGCACGCGCATTGCCTGGATTGGTTTCCAAATGCAAAATACGGTTCGCATGGGCATACAATACAGGGTCATTCGAAACTTCTTCAAATGCAGGTAAGCGAATCACCGCCAATTCACGTGGTGGTAATTTATGCTTAATTGCTTTAGAAGCAGGTTGTAACTGCACAATTTGCGTGTCTGCATCCAAATGATCCCCTTCACGGATAATTGGATTAGAGACATGTTCTTTTTGGAAGCCTTGATATTGTTTGGTGTCTTTGCCCTGCTCAATTTCACAGCCTTCCAAATCTTCAGTCATCACATAAGGGTTGATGATTGGGTCAACACGACCTACGGTATCCACGTCATTCGATGCAATTTCAACAAACTTGGCTTTTGAAGCACGATTGTTCTTATTCACAATAAATGCAGTACCACGAACATCCGTAATTTCGTGAACTTTTTCACCACGTGCCAAACGATGCATAATTTCAGTGATTGAACGCTCACCGTTACCATACATCAAGATATCGGCTTTCGAGTCCATCAAAATAGAACGACGAACTTTATCTGACCAGTAATCATAATGTGCAATACGACGTAAGGATGCTTCAATACCGCCTAAAAGAACCGGCACATCAGGATAAGCTTCACGTACACGTTGACAATACACAGTTGCTGCACGGTCTGGACGTTTATTCGGTTGATTATCAGGAGAATAGGCATCATCAGAGCGGATTTTACGGTCAGCCGTATAACGGTTGATCATCGAGTCCATGTTCCCTGCAGTCACACCCCACGCAATATTCGGTTTACCGAGTACACGGAAAGATTCCACATTGGTCCAATCTGGCTGCGCAATAATACCGACACGGAAACCTTGGGCTTCTAAAGTACGGCCAATGATGCCTGAACAGAACGATGGATGGTCGATATACGCATCACCACAGACCAAAATAAAGTCACAACTGTCCCAACCGAGTTGATCCATTTCCTCGCGTGACATCGGCAAAAATGGCGCTGGGTCGAAACATGACGCCCAATATTTGTCGTAATCAAACAACGCTTTAGGCGCAGTCTGCATAGTATAAGCAGTAGACATGGCTAGCAATTCTCGGCTGGCAGATGATAGGAGATCTAAAATTAGATCAAAAGATGAAAGGCGCGTATTTTAACATACATAGACAAAGGCATGCTTGATTATATTTTATACAAAACCAACTCATTTCGACTATTCAGGAATGAATAAAATGGCAGATATACTAAAAATTAACTGCCTTAGAAATTCCAAGCATAAAAAAATCCCCCTCTACTTTTCGTAGAGGGGGATTTTGGAATAATGAGCTGGCGATGACTTACTCTCACATGGCAAATGCCACACTACCATCAGCGCTAAGAGGTTTCACTTCTGAGTTCGGGAAGGGATCAGGTGGTTCACTCTTGCTATTGTCGCCAGCACAACTGTTTATGCTTACTCGCTTAGGTCTTATTTAGATGCCTAGCTTTCGTCAAATAGAATTCATTAACAGGGATACTTGAGTTGTATAGTTTGATCTTTAGCGTTAACTAAATCAAGTTATTGTGATGATGATTTGATCAACAACACCAACTGTTTGGGTGTTGTATAGTCAAGCCTCACGAGCAATTAGTATTGGTCAGCTTCATGCGTCACCGCACTTCCACATCCAACCTATCAACGTCGTAGTCTTCAACGGCTCTTTAGGAGACATAAAGTCTCGGGGAAATCTTATCTTGAGGTAGGCTTCCCGCTTAGATGCTTTCAGCGGTTATCCCTTCCGAACATAGCTACCCGGCGATGCGACTGGCGTCACAACCGGTACACCAGAGGTTCGTCCACTCTGGTCCTCTCGTACTAGGAGCAGATCCTCTCAAATTTCCAACGCCCACGGTAGATAGGGACCGAACTGTCTCACGACGTTCTAAACCCAGCTCGCGTACCTCTTTAAATGGCGAACAGCCATACCCTTGGGACCTGCTTCAGCCCCAGGATGAGATGAGCCGACATCGAGGTGCCAAACACCGCCGTCGATATGAACTCTTGGGCGGTATCAGCCTGTTATCCCCAGAGTACCTTTTATCCGTTGAGCGATGGCCCTTCCATACAGAACCACCGGATCACTAAGACCTACTTTCGTACCTGCTCGACTTGTGGGTCTCGCAGTTAAGCGCGCTTTTGCCTTTATACTCTACGCGTGATTTCCGACCACGCTGAGCGCACCTTCGTACTCCTCCGTTACTCTTTAGGAGGAGACCGCCCCAGTCAAACTACCCACCAGACATGGTCCTCGTCCCGGATTACGGGACAGAGTTAGAACCTCAATATTACCAGGGTGGTATTTCAAGATTGGCTCCATCGCAACTAGCGTCACGACTTCAAAGCCTCCCACCTATCCTACACAAGTAAGATCAAAGTTCAATGTCAAGCTGCAGTAAAGGTTCACGGGGTCTTTCCGTCTAGCCGCGGGTACACCGCATCTTCACGGCGATTTCGATTTCACTGAGCCTCTGCTGGAGACAGCGCCCCCATCATTATGCCATTCGTGCAGGTCGGAACTTACCCGACAAGGAATTTCGCTACCTTAGGACCGTTATAGTTACGGCCGCCGTTTACTGGGGCTTCGATCAATAGCTTCGCTTGCGCTAACCACATCAATTAACCTTCCAGCACCGGGCAGGCATCACACCCTATACGTCCACTTTCGTGTTTGCAGAGTGCTATGTTTTTAATAAACAGTTGCAGGGGCCTGGTTTCTGTGGCTGCTCTCAGCTCAGGAAGCAAGTTCCATCACCAAAAGCAGCGTACCTTCTCCCGAAGTTACGGTACCATTTTGCCTAGTTCCTTCAGCAGAGTTCTCTCAAGCGCTTTGGTCTACTCGACCTGACCACCTGTGTCGGTTTCGGGTACGATTCCTGTTTAACTGAAGCTTAGAGACTTTTCCTGGAAGTATGGTATCAGCCACTTCGCTGTACAAGTACAGCTTGCTATCAACTCTCAGCATAGAGCACCCCGGATTTGCCTAAGATGCATGCCTACTGTCTTCCACCTGGACAACCAACGCCAGGCTGACTTAACCTTCTCCGTCCTCTCATCGCATTAAACAGAAGTATTGGAATATTAACCAATTTCCCATCGACTACGCCTCTCGGCCTCGCCTTAGGGGTCGACTCACCCAGCCCCGATTAACGTTGGACTGGAACCCTTGGTCTTTCAGCGAACGGGTTTTTCACCCGTTTTATCGTTACTCACGTCAGCATTCGCACTTCTGATACCTCCAGCAGACTTCTCAATCCACCTTCATCGGCTTACAGAACGCTCCCCTACCACTTGCAATAAATTGCAAATCCGCAGCTTCGGCATATAGTTTTAGCCCCGTTACATCTTCCGCGCAGGCCGACTCGACTAGTGAGCTATTACGCTTTCTTTAAAGGGTGGCTGCTTCTAAGCCAACCTCCTAGCTGTCTATGCCTTCCCACATCGTTTCCCACTTAACTATAATTTAGGGGCCTTAGCTGGCGGTCTGGATTGTTTTCCTCTTGACTACGGACGTTAGCACCCGCAGTCTGTCTCCCGGATAGTACTCATTGGTATTCGGAGTTTGCATCGGTTTGGTAAGTCGGGATGACCCCCTAGCCGAAACAGTGCTCTACCCCCAATGGTATTCGTCCGAGGCGCTACCTAAATAGCTTTCGGGGAGAACCAGCTATCACCGAGTTTGATTAGCCTTTCACCCCTATCCACAAGTCATCCCCTGGCTTTTCAACGACAGTGGGTTCGGTCCTCCAGTTAGTGTTACCCAACCTTCAACCTGCTCATGGATAGATCACCCGGTTTCGGGTCTACACCCAGCAACTAAACGCCCTATTAAGACTCGGTTTCCCTACGGCTCCCCTATACGGTTAACCTCGCTACTGAATGTAAGTCGCTGACCCATTATACAAAAGGTACGCAGTCACATCACGAAGATGCTCCCACTGCTTGTATGCATGCGGTTTCAGGATCTATTTCACTCCCCTCACAGGGGTTCTTTTCGCCTTTCCCTCACGGTACTGGTTCACTATCGGTCAGTCAGGAGTATTTAGCCTTAGAGGATGGTCCCCCTATATTCAGACAAGGTTTCACGTGCCTCGCCCTACTCGACATCATCATATAAGCCCTTTCGTGTACAGGACTATCACCATCTATGGTCGCACTTCCCAGAGCGTTCCACTAAAGCTTATATGACTTAATGGGCTGATCCCCGTTCGCTCGCCGCTACTGAGGGAATCTCAATTGATTTCTTTTCCTAAGGGTACTGAGATGTTTCACTTCCCCTCGTTTGCCTCATTAACCTATGTATTCAGTTAATGATACCTACCTTATGGTAAGTGGGTTTCCCCATTCAGAAATCTCCGGATCACAGGATATTTGCCGCCTCCCCGGAGCTTATCGCAGGCTATTACGTCTTTCATCGCCTCTGACTGCCAAGGCATCCACCACATGCACTTAATTACTTGACTATACAACCCCAAACAGTCGATCAATCCTACAAGTAGATCAACCAACAAGTCCTAAGACTCACAGTTCGTTGTTTGTGTACTTAAACACTGTACAGCTTCAATCAAATTCACATACCAAAACGCTTGATTCAGTTTAATCGCTAGTACTCATTAATCTTTAAACAATTGCTTGTTTAAGTCTTAACGAGTATGAACAAATTATTTCAACTCAAATATATTCTGTTAATGATTTAATGCATCTTCGTCAGATTGCATTACTGTGATAAATCACAGAGATTATCAAGTGGTGCGTATCATAACGCTTCTACTTGTTAATCTCTAGGATCTAATCACTTGATCGCTTAGGAACTAAACATTCATCTTACTGAATGGTTATTCTTAACTCATTCTACTTAAATCTGATGATTTAAGTGATGGTGGAGACTAGGAGAGTCGAACTCCTGACCTCCTGCGTGCAAAGCAGGCGCTCTACCAACTAAGCTAAGTCCCCAGCTTATCAATAAGTCAATGTATCGATTACTGTCTATTGCAGATGGTGGGTCTGACAAGACTTGAACTTGTGACCCCACGCTTATCAAGCGTGTGCTCTAACCAACTGAGCTACAGACCCTCAGATACATCGTCATGAAGAACAACTTGTTGTGGATTCTTACCAATCGTCAATCTTTCGTTAAGGAGGTGATCCAGCCGCAGGTTCCCCTACGGCTACCTTGTTACGACTTCACCCCAGTCATCGGCCACACCGTGGTAAGCGTCCTCCCTAAGGTTAGACTACCTACTTCTGGTGCAACAAACTCCCATGGTGTGACGGGCGGTGTGTACAAGGCCCGGGAACGTATTCACCGCGGCATTCTGATCCGCGATTACTAGCGATTCCGACTTCATGGAGTCGAGTTGCAGACTCCAATCCGGACTACGATCGGCTTTTTGAGATTAGCATCCTATCGCTAGGTAGCAACCCTTTGTACCGACCATTGTAGCACGTGTGTAGCCCTGGTCGTAAGGGCCATGATGACTTGACGTCGTCCCCGCCTTCCTCCAGTTTGTCACTGGCAGTATCCTTAAAGTTCCCACCCGAAGTGCTGGCAAATAAGGAAAAGGGTTGCGCTCGTTGCGGGACTTAACCCAACATCTCACGACACGAGCTGACGACAGCCATGCAGCACCTGTATGTAAGCTCCCGAAGGCACCAATCCATCTCTGGAAAGTTCTTACTATGTCAAGACCAGGTAAGGTTCTTCGCGTTGCATCGAATTAAACCACATGCTCCACCGCTTGTGCGGGCCCCCGTCAATTCATTTGAGTTTTAGTCTTGCGACCGTACTCCCCAGGCGGTCTACTTATCGCGTTAGCTGCGCCACTAAAGCCTCAAAGGCCCCAACGGCTAGTAGACATCGTTTACGGCATGGACTACCAGGGTATCTAATCCTGTTTGCTCCCCATGCTTTCGCACCTCAGTGTCAGTATTAGGCCAGATGGCTGCCTTCGCCATCGGTATTCCTCCAGATCTCTACGCATTTCACCGCTACACCTGGAATTCTACCATCCTCTCCCATACTCTAGCCAACCAGTATCGAATGCAATTCCCAAGTTAAGCTCGGGGATTTCACATTTGACTTAATTGGCCACCTACGCGCGCTTTACGCCCAGTAAATCCGATTAACGCTTGCACCCTCTGTATTACCGCGGCTGCTGGCACAGAGTTAGCCGGTGCTTATTCTGCGAGTAACGTCCACTCTCTGTAGGTATTATCTACAGGAGCCTCCTCCTCGCTTAAAGTGCTTTACAACCAAAAGGCCTTCTTCACACACGCGGCATGGCTGGATCAGGGTTCCCCCCATTGTCCAATATTCCCCACTGCTGCCTCCCGTAGGAGTCTGGGCCGTGTCTCAGTCCCAGTGTGGCGGATCATCCTCTCAGACCCGCTACAGATCGTCGCCTTGGTAGGCCTTTACCCCACCAACTAGCTAATCCGACTTAGGCTCATCTATTAGCGCAAGGTCCGAAGATCCCCTGCTTTCCCCCGTAGGGCGTATGCGGTATTAGCAGCCGTTTCCAACTGTTGTCCCCCACTAATAGGCAGATTCCTAAGTATTACTCACCCGTCCGCCGCTAGGAATCAGTAGCAAGCTACCTATCCCCGCTCGACTTGCATGTGTTAAGCCTGCCGCCAGCGTTCAATCTGAGCCATGATCAAACTCTTCAGTTTAAAATCAGTAGCACCTTAAAGGGTGCCAATCTTGGCTCATCAATTTTCTGACAAATATTTCTCAAATAAACTTCGAGTAATTTCTACCATCAATCAATGAAAATAATTTCGATCAATCAACCAGTAAAAATCCACACAAGTTGTTCTTCATAATCTCTTAATGATCTTCTTGTTGGTTCGTCACCAGCAAGCTAGGTCGGCTATATTACGCTTTCTTTTCAGAAAGTCAACTGGTAATGAAAACTATTTTTAAACTTTCTTTCTAAAACCCAACTTAACCACTTTATGCTAAGCCACTGTTTTATCAGAAGTTTTAATCTTCATCACCGCCGATGGATGTGCATTCTACAGCATTTCAGAGCGCACGCAACACCTTTTTCAAAAGTTTTAAAACGCATGTTTATTTTATAAACCAGTAAATCAATAAGATATTGTTTTATTTAAGAAAATTATTTAAATAAAAATGTTCGTCATTTTCTTTCGAGACACTAATTAATCATAAATAATTGAAATATATAAAATTTAATGACTTAAAAATGCAAAAAGCAGGAGAAAACCTCTGCTTTTTGCTCACTTTTCAATCAAATTAGAATTTCACACTGATACGTGCCCAGTAATTTCGCCCGATATTATTAAATTGCTCAGTGGTCGGTAAGCCTGTACCTGATGCACCCATTTTGTTTAGGTGCTCGGTATAAATACGGTCGAGCACATTATCAATACCCACTGAGAGGTCAACACCATCAATAAGATGATATGTAGCATTTAAAGACAACGTACCAAAACCTGAGCTTTTTTTGTTGTCATAACCAACAATATTACCTTCACGTTCACTTATCCGATTTTGACCATCAACTATGCGCCAATAGGCCCCCAGCGTGTAACGATCTTGGATATAACGAAGATTCACGCGACCTTCTAAGGGTGCAATTTGTGGCAACGGCGTATTGTTCGTAGTGTTTTCACCCCATGCATACATAGCACTGACATCTGCCTGAATCGTATCCGTAAATTGATAGCCTATTCCGGCTTCTGCACCTGCAATCAATGCATCTACATTTCGTGAATTCACTGCATTGCCATGCGCATGAGCACTACTCGATTCAGAATCAGACTTATGGTGTCCATCGCCCATAGCCATAGCACTGCCATGTGCTTTAGTCTCACTCGCATAGGACATTAAAATAAAATCTTGGATCAAACCTGTATAGGCAGATACCCAAGAATTAAAGTTGCCCATATGATGTTGATAGCCAAAATCGAGCTGTAAGGTTTTCTCTGTCTCTAACTGCTTAAAGGTATTGGCTTCATGACCATGATAATTGGTTTTAAATAATTCCCAATAATCTGGCATACGCTCGACATAACCTAAACCAATATAGGTTTTGCCATCTTCATGTTCAGGGTGAATGTTCTCTAAACGGACAAAGGCACTCGGCAGACTCTCTTTACGATTGCGACCATTTTTCAAATCATTAACATCAACTTGATCGACACGTACACCCGTGACAAAACGGTTGTCATTGCCTAAGTCATAGGTCAATTCACCAAATGCGCCATAAGACTGATATTTCATATCTGCATTTAATGCCATACCATTCATAGCACCAGCATGTTGATTATATTGCGAATCAAAACCTGTAATGAACTGAATTTTCTCCCATTCATGTGTTACTGCCATACGGGCATTTAAAGTACGACGTGTCACCTGCATTTCAGATGGATCTTCAAGCACCATACCAAGATGCTCATCATGTTTCATCTGTAACGGACGTAAACTGAAATTATCCATGACATGGTCGTTATAGTTATAGTTCACCTGTGCTTCAATTTTCTTAATTACATCGCTGATATTTTTCTTTTCGACACGCAAACCTAAGCTTTCACGGGCAAACTGTGCGCCATCCTTATCACGACCTGCATAGACTGCTTCACCATCGGCTTTACCACCCGTCAGTTCCACCCAAGTGTTTTCATCAGGTGTCCAACCCAAAGCTAGATCAGCATTCCAACGTTCCCAATCTGAAGGAACAGTCGTACCATCGCCATCTTGATAGCTATTTGAAACTGAACGATTGGTATTTAAACGGATATATTTTTTCTCGTCACCTACTGCAACTTCAACATTTTGATCTAAACGCCCGAATGAACCGAGTAATACACTGGCTTGACCACGGTAATTGTTATTTTCATCAAACTGTTCAGGCGTGCGTTCAAAAATCACTGTCGCTGCCGAGCCTGTATTGGCGTATTGAACGGTTTGCGGCCCTTTAATCACTGAAATACGGTCATAGCTTTCAGGTGAAATATAGGAGGTTGGTGAATCCATGCGACTTGGACAAGCCCCTAAATTTTCCGTGCCATCGGTGAGAATTTTAATACGTGAACCAAACATGCCGCGGAAAGTCACATCACCATTGGTGCCTGCACCACTATTGACTGAACTAAACCCAACAATACTTTGTAAATAGTCCGCTCCATCTGTTGCAGGAATTGGTTGAATCGGTTGTTTGGGATCGGCACGTACAATTAAACCATTGGCATCTGTACCTGCTGCGGATGTCACCACA
This window of the Acinetobacter sp. NCu2D-2 genome carries:
- a CDS encoding TonB-dependent copper receptor, translating into MAQPKFFLQPLAAAIGVVCYSPVVFADTSSTTHSLAPIVVTSAAGTDANGLIVRADPKQPIQPIPATDGADYLQSIVGFSSVNSGAGTNGDVTFRGMFGSRIKILTDGTENLGACPSRMDSPTSYISPESYDRISVIKGPQTVQYANTGSAATVIFERTPEQFDENNNYRGQASVLLGSFGRLDQNVEVAVGDEKKYIRLNTNRSVSNSYQDGDGTTVPSDWERWNADLALGWTPDENTWVELTGGKADGEAVYAGRDKDGAQFARESLGLRVEKKNISDVIKKIEAQVNYNYNDHVMDNFSLRPLQMKHDEHLGMVLEDPSEMQVTRRTLNARMAVTHEWEKIQFITGFDSQYNQHAGAMNGMALNADMKYQSYGAFGELTYDLGNDNRFVTGVRVDQVDVNDLKNGRNRKESLPSAFVRLENIHPEHEDGKTYIGLGYVERMPDYWELFKTNYHGHEANTFKQLETEKTLQLDFGYQHHMGNFNSWVSAYTGLIQDFILMSYASETKAHGSAMAMGDGHHKSDSESSSAHAHGNAVNSRNVDALIAGAEAGIGYQFTDTIQADVSAMYAWGENTTNNTPLPQIAPLEGRVNLRYIQDRYTLGAYWRIVDGQNRISEREGNIVGYDNKKSSGFGTLSLNATYHLIDGVDLSVGIDNVLDRIYTEHLNKMGASGTGLPTTEQFNNIGRNYWARISVKF
- a CDS encoding YgiQ family radical SAM protein: MSTAYTMQTAPKALFDYDKYWASCFDPAPFLPMSREEMDQLGWDSCDFILVCGDAYIDHPSFCSGIIGRTLEAQGFRVGIIAQPDWTNVESFRVLGKPNIAWGVTAGNMDSMINRYTADRKIRSDDAYSPDNQPNKRPDRAATVYCQRVREAYPDVPVLLGGIEASLRRIAHYDYWSDKVRRSILMDSKADILMYGNGERSITEIMHRLARGEKVHEITDVRGTAFIVNKNNRASKAKFVEIASNDVDTVGRVDPIINPYVMTEDLEGCEIEQGKDTKQYQGFQKEHVSNPIIREGDHLDADTQIVQLQPASKAIKHKLPPRELAVIRLPAFEEVSNDPVLYAHANRILHLETNPGNARALVQKHGERDVWLNPPPIPLTTEEMDYVFDLPYARLPHPSYGNARFPAFDMIKFSVNIMRGCFGGCTFCSITEHEGRIIQNRSEESILREVEKIRDTAPGFTGIISDLGGPTANMYRLACKDPEIEKNCRKPSCVFPGVCQNLHTDHAPLTQLYRKARSLPGIKKILIGSGLRYDLAVLNPEYVKELVTHHVGGYLKIAPEHTEKGPLSKMMKPGIGTYDRFKQMFDRFSKEAGKEQYLIPYFIAAHPGTTDYDMMNLAIWLKKNGFRADQVQTFYPSPMATATTMYYTGKNPLAKVARYTEQVDIVKGEKRRRLHKAFLRYHDPNNWPMLRDALCEMGRQDLIGNSKQHLIPTYQPAGVDGQYQSARKKNSTVAGDSQKRTGQAGNRGQAQAQNNRPKKGQVLTQHTGLPPRETGAKKPFGGPKPKRKSKA